Proteins from a genomic interval of Oncorhynchus clarkii lewisi isolate Uvic-CL-2024 chromosome 13, UVic_Ocla_1.0, whole genome shotgun sequence:
- the LOC139365218 gene encoding GTP-binding protein Rhes-like — protein sequence MIPVPGRNMEVNTAEKVIYLSVDGTADTFSSCATAGHPQIQLNMDDNVEQTISNQLPNVKVTGVNCQSPTILMRYKKVSSMTKASKGIFKTVTEHWRHTDKKTRVVRSSSTGTTQPTSSEMFPKRRSFDPLATLTLPDQTACTAPLEEMRLTKPRNCRRVVVLGAPRVGKTNILRRFLRGGFEEQYEPTAEDFHRKLYQIRGETYQIDILDAAKERDFPARRRLSILTGDIFLLVFSVDDRDSFKEVYTLRKEIIAAKTKLMKLRENARVPIVICGNKVDLEAERVISRPEMFRALGEDTALFETSAKDSTSLEEMFQALVKLGGLPTETRPSQHREISIRTYQALSTSRSRCGRRSRALVPDAPCGAVYPLARRPSFNSDLQLVMGPSPTKRSKPIEKCQIQ from the exons ATGATCCCCGTGCCTGGAAGGAACATGGAGGTGAACACAGCAGAGAAAGTAATCTACCTTTCCGTTGATGGCACCGCCGACACGTTCAGCTCTTGTGCAACTGCCGGGCATCCACAGATCCAGCTCAACATGGACGATAATGTTGAACAAACGATTTCCAACCAGCTTCCCAATGTCAAAGTCACAGGTGTCAACTGTCAATCACCTACAATCCTCATGCGATACAAAAAGGTCTCGAGCATGACCAAGGCGAGTAAAGGGATCTTTAAAACGGTCACTGAGCACTGGAGACACACGGACAAGAAGACGAGGGTGGTCCGGTCTTCCAGCACGGGGACCACTCAGCCTACATCCTCGGAAATGTTCCCCAAAAGAAGATCCTTCGACCCGTTAGCGACGTTGACCCTCCCGGACCAGACTGCATGCACCGCGCCACTGGAGGAGATGCGTCTCACCAAGCCCCGCAACTGCCGGCGCGTTGTAGTACTCGGCGCGCCCAGAGTGGGCAAGACGAACATTCTCAGGCGGTTCCTGCGCGGCGGGTTCGAGGAACAGTACGAGCCCACGGCAGAAGACTTCCACAGGAAGTTGTACCAGATCCGAGGAGAAACCTATCAGATTGATATCCTGGACGCAGCGAAGGAGAGAGACTTCCCCGCCAGACGGAGGCTGTCCATACTGACAG GTGACATATTTCTCCTGGTGTTCAGTGTGGATGACAGAGACTCCTTCAAAGAGGTGTACACACTGCGCAAAGAGATAATAGCAGCCAAGACCAAGCTGATGAAGCTCAGAGAGAATGCCCGGGTTCCCATAGTGATATGCGGCAACAAAGTGGACTTAGAGGCGGAGAGGGTCATCAGTCGCCCGGAGATGTTCCGAGCTCTTGGGGAGGACACGGCGCTCTTTGAGACATCAGCCAAAGACAGTACCAGTCTAGAAGAGATGTTCCAAGCCCTTGTCAAGCTAGGCGGTCTCCCTACCGAGACGCGTCCGTCGCAGCACCGCGAGATCTCTATACGTACCTACCAGGCGCTGAGCACCAGCAGAAGCCGTTGCGGCAGACGGAGCCGTGCGTTGGTTCCAGACGCGCCTTGCGGTGCGGTTTATCCACTGGCCCGCCGCCCCAGCTTTAACAGCGACCTACAGCTGGTAATGGGCCCCAGCCCCACTAAACGGAGCAAACCCATAGAGAAGTGTCAAATTCAATGA